One genomic region from Bufo bufo chromosome 3, aBufBuf1.1, whole genome shotgun sequence encodes:
- the AGPAT3 gene encoding 1-acyl-sn-glycerol-3-phosphate acyltransferase gamma produces MGVWGFLKTQFVVHLLIGFVFVVSGLLINFLQLCTLPLWSYNKQLYRRINCRLSYSLWSQLVMLLEWWSGTQCTLFTDQQTLDHLGKEHVIIILNHNFEIDFLCGWTMCERFGVLGSSKVLAKKELLMVPLIGWTWYFLEIVFCKRKWEEDRDTVIHGLHSLRDYPEYMWFLLYCEGTRFTETKHKISMEVADKKGLARLKYHLLPRTKGFTTAVQCLRGTVSAVYDVTLNFRGNKNPSLLGILYGKKYEADMCVRRFPLDEIPHDEQEAAAWLHKLYQEKDALQERYIQEGTFPGDQIVPSRRPWTLLNFLFWATLLLSPLISFAIGIFASGSPLLILAFMGFMWTASFAVRRLIGVTEIERGSSYGNSAVKKTD; encoded by the exons ATGGGGGTTTGGGGGTTCCTGAAGACGCAGTTTGTGGTTCACCTGCTAATTGGCTTTGTCTTTGTGGTAAGCGGCCTGCTCATCAATTTCCTGCAGCTATGTACCCTCCCGCTCTGGAGTTACAACAAGCAGCTGTACCGAAGGATCAACTGCCGCCTGTCCTACTCACTGTGGAGTC AGTTGGTCATGCTGCTCGAGTGGTGGTCCGGCACGCAGTGCACCCTTTTCACTGACCAGCAGACACTGGATCACCTTGGGAAggaacacgtcatcatcatcctcaATCACAACTTTGAGATCGACTTCCTGTGCGGCTGGACCATGTGTGAACGCTTTGGAGTCTTGGGG AGCTCGAAAGTTCTTGCAAAGAAGGAGCTGTTGATGGTCCCGCTGATCGGTTGGACGTGGTATTTTCTGGAAATTGTCTTCTGTAAACGCAAGTGGGAAGAAGATCGTGACACCGTTATCCATGGACTGCATAGCTTGCGGGACTACCCGGAGTACATGTGG TTTCTGCTGTACTGTGAAGGGACGAGATTCACGGAGACCAAGCATAAGATCAGCATGGAAGTGGCCGATAAAAAGGGACTGGCTCGGCTGAAATATCACCTCCTGCCACGAACCAAAGGCTTTACCACCGCGGTCCAGTGCCTCCGAGGGACAG TCTCTGCCGTGTACGACGTGACCCTGAACTTCCGTGGGAACAAGAATCCATCTTTATTGGGAATATTATATGGGAAGAAATATGAGGCGGACATGTGTGTGAG GCGTTTCCCCCTGGACGAGATCCCACATGACGAGCAGGAGGCTGCGGCCTGGCTGCACAAACTCTACCAAGAGAAG gatgctttacaggAGCGGTACATCCAGGAGGGCACCTTTCCTGGGGATCAGATTGTGCCCAGCCGTCGACCATGGACCCTGCTAAACTTCCTGTTCTGGGCCACCCTTCTCCTCTCACCACTCATCTCATTTGCAATTGGCATCTTTGCCAGTGGCTCGCCCCTGCTCATCCTGGCGTTCATGGGCTTTATGTGGACAG CCTCGTTCGCTGTGCGACGTCTGATCGGTGTGACTGAGATTGAGCGAGGCTCCAGTTATGGGAACAGCGCTGTGAAGAAGACAGATTAG